One window of the Falco biarmicus isolate bFalBia1 chromosome 2, bFalBia1.pri, whole genome shotgun sequence genome contains the following:
- the KCTD12 gene encoding BTB/POZ domain-containing protein KCTD12 — MALADSARGLPNGGGVSPAAGSGAAGSGAAAAAGGWSSFPEIVELNVGGQVYVTRRCTVVSVRDSLLWRMFSQQQPNELPRDSKGRFFLDRDGFLFRYILDYLRDLQLVLPEHFPERSRLQREAEYFQLPDLARRLAQARAAAAARPAALHRDGSLCVDEPPPPPLLGYLEAEPLEGGGGGAAASAPSPTASRSPSGGPLLTPSQSLDGAGGRRSGYITIGYRGSYTIGREAQADAKFRRVARITVCGKTALAKEVFGETLNESRDPDRPPERYTARYYLKFNFLEQAFDRLSEAGFRMAACSSTGTCAFAPEQGGPADDKIWTSYTEYVFCRD, encoded by the coding sequence ATGGCCCTGGCGGACAGCGCCCGCGGGCTGCCCAACGGCGGCGGCGTCTCGCCGGCGGcagggagcggggcggcgggcagcggggcggcggcggcggcgggcggctggTCGTCCTTCCCGGAGATCGTGGAGCTGAACGTGGGCGGGCAGGTGTACGTGACGCGGCGCTGCACGGTGGTCTCGGTGCGCGACTCGCTGCTCTGGCGCATGTTCTCGCAGCAGCAGCCGAACGAGCTGCCCCGGGACAGCAAGGGCCGCTTCTTCCTCGACCGCGACGGCTTCCTCTTCCGCTACATCCTGGACTACCTGCGGGacctgcagctggtgctgcccgAGCACTTCCCCGAGCGCAGCCGCCTCCAGCGGGAGGCCGAGTACTTCCAGCTGCCCGACCTGGCCCGCCGTCTGGCGCAGGctcgggccgccgccgccgcccgccccgccgcgctgcaCCGCGACGGTTCGCTCTGCGTCGACgaaccgccgccgccgccgctcctcggCTACCTGGAGGCCGAGCCGCTGGaagggggcggcggcggggccgcggcgtCCGCCCCGTCGCCCACCGCCAGCCGCAGCCCCTCGGGCGGGCCGCTGCTCACGCCCTCGCAGTCGCTGgacggggcgggcgggcggcgctcGGGCTACATCACCATCGGCTACCGGGGCTCCTACACCATCGGGCGGGAGGCGCAGGCCGACGCCAAGTTCCGGCGGGTGGCCCGCATCACTGTCTGCGGCAAGACGGCGCTGGCCAAGGAGGTCTTTGGGGAGACGCTGAACGAGAGCCGTGACCCCGACCGCCCTCCCGAGCGCTACACCGCCCGCTACTACCTCAAGTTCAACTTCCTTGAGCAGGCCTTCGACCGGCTCTCCGAGGCCGGCTTCCGCATGGCTGCCTGCTCCTCCACCGGCACCTGCGCCTTCGCCCCCGAGCAGGGTGGCCCTGCCGATGACAAGATTTGGACCAGCTACACCGAGTATGTCTTCTGCCGGGACTGA